The sequence TGTGGATATAAGGCGACTAAATGGACAGGGAAGTGTCCACAGTGTGGTAGTTGGGGAAGTTTTGAAGAAGAAGTGGAATTAACTTCTTCAATTGGAGCTTCTATTGGACCATTGGGAAATTCTTTGAAAGAAGTTGCAGGAAAAGTATTTTCTTTTGATGATGTTATAATGGAAGAAAATAATAGGTATAGGACAAAAATTGGAGAGTTTGATAGAGTTTTAGGAGGAGGATTACTATGTGGAGAGGTAGTTTTAATAACTGGAAATCCTGGGATAGGTAAATCTACTCTATTATTACAAGTGGCTAATGAATATACTATATATGGAGAGGTAATTTATATATCTGGAGAAGAATCTCCTGCTCAGATAAAAAATAGAGGAGAGAGATTAAAAATAAAAAATAAAAATCTTTTTTTAATGTCAGAAACGGATATTTCTAAAATATATGAGTACTTAATTTCTAAAAATCCTAAAGTTGTTATTGTGGATTCGATACAAACTTTATATAATTCAGTTATAGATTCTATTCCAGGAACCCCTACGCAGATACGGGAATGTACCTTAAAAATTATAGAGTTAGCTAAAAAATATGGAATATCATTTTTTATAGTGGGACATATTACAAAGGATGGTAAGGTAGCCGGGCCTAAACTATTAGAGCACATGGTGGATGCTGTATTTAATTTTGAAGGAGAAGAGGGACTTTTTTATCGTATTTTGAGAAGCACTAAAAATAGATTTGGATCAACAAATGAAATAGCAGTATTTAACATGGAAGAAGATGGAATGAAGGAGATAAAAAATTCTTCAGAATATTTTTTAAGTGAGAGGGAAGAAAAAAATATAGGAAGTATGGTTGTTCCTGTGCTAGAAGGAACAAAGGTTTTTCTTTTAGAGATACAAACTTTACTTACAGAGGTAACAATAGGTATTCCGAAAAGAATTGTACAAGGATTTGATAGAAATAGGATACAAATACTTACAGCTATTGCAGAAAAGAAAATGAATATAAATCTCTCTATGAAAGATCTATTTGTTAATATTCCAGGTGGATTAAATATAGAGGATCCAGCAGCTGATTTAGCTGTTTTAATATCAATGCTTTCCATATCTAAGGGTGTAGAGATAAGTCAAAAGATAGCTGCTATCGGAGAATTAGGACTTAGAGGAGAGATAAGAAAAGTTTTCTTTATGGATAAAAGGCTCAGGGAGTTAGAAAAACTTGGCTTTAAGGGAGTATACATTCCTGAAGCTAATAGGAAAGAGATAGAGAAGAATAAATATAATTTAAAGTTAATATATTTAAAGAATTTAGAAGAACTTCTAGAAAGGATGAATAAAGATGGATAGTAAAAAGTTAGAAGAGATGCTATCATTTGTTACTCCAGGTACAGCCTTAAGAGCAGGATTAAATAATATATTAGAGGCTGGCTTGGGAGCTTTGATAGTAGTAGGTTTTGATGAAAATGTAAAGAAAATAACAGATGGTGGATTCTTTTTAGACTGTGATTTTACGCCGGAAAGAGTATATGAGTTAGCTAAAATGGATGGGGCTATTATTTTGGATGGAGAGTGTCAAAAAATAATGTATGCTAATGTCCATCTACAACCAGATAGAAAATATAAGTCAACTGAGAGTGGAACCAGACATAGAACAGCACAAAGAACAGGACAACAAACCGGAAAACTTGTAATTGCTGTATCAGAAAGAAGAAATGTAATAACTATTTATAAAGATGAGATAAGATATAGATTAAAAGATGTAGCTTCAATAGAGAGTGAAGCATCTCAAGCTATAAAGACAATGGAGAGATATAAATCTGTATTAGATAGAGCATTGGCTAATTTGACGATTCTTGAGTTAGATAATACAGCTACCCTTTATGACGTAGCTACAGCACTTCAAAGATTTGAAATGCTTAGAAGGATTGGAGATGAAGTCAATAGTTGTGTAGTAGAATTAGGGATAGAAGGAAGATTATTAAATTTACAATTTCAAGATTTGAACCAAGATATAGAAGAAGATGAATATGACTTAATAAGGGACTATATGGAAGATAATATAGAATATAAAGAAGTTAAAGATAAAATGAAAAATTTAGATGATGAAGAGTTACTTGAAGTAGAGAATTTTTCACATGCTCTTGGTTATGGTAAAAGCTATAGTTTTTTAGATAATGAAGTTAGTCCAAAAGGTTATAGATTACTTGGAAGAATAAGTAAATTAACTAAGAAGGATATTGAAAAGTTAATTAGTAAATACAATAGTATATCTAAGCTTCAAGACGTTCCTGATGAGGAATTATCTGATATGAAGATTAGTAAGATTAAGATAAAAGCGCTTAAAAGTGGACTGAAAAGATTGAAATTGACTGTTGAATTAGAAAAATCATAGTATTAATAAAATTTTTAATAAAGGGACTGTTACAAGATATTGAATTGTAACAGTCCTATTTGTATTGATATAATTTTATTTAATTTATTGAATAAGAGTTATTCTAGTTAGATTTTGACTTATATTCATAATATTTATTAATTTTATCAGGGAAATATTTTTTTAATATTTCAATATATACTCCATTTGAATCGAGTTTTAAAATTGCTTGATTAATTTGTTCTGCTAATTCTGTTTCACCTTTTCTTAGGGCGATAGATGCACCTGGAAAGTTTTCTTCCACTACATCAATTTTTTTAATTCCCTTCATAGTTTTTAAATACTCTTCTCCACTTACATCAGCAATGATTACAGCATCAATTTTATTTTGTTGTAAGTCCATTAGAGCACCAGTCCAAGAGTTATAAAGTTGAGGTAATCCACCTAAATCTTTAGCAAATTCCTCTTGCATAGTTCCAATTTGTACTCCAATTTTTTTACCATTTAATTCCTCTTTTTTCACATAATTACTCTCTTCATTAACTATTACATAGTGCTCATCTGATGAGAAAAGTAGATAAGGCATAGAGAAGGTAACAGCTTTTTGTCTTTCAGGTGTTTGAGACATTCCAGCTATGACAGCATCAATTTTTTTCATTTGAAGAGCAGGAAGTAGTCCATCAAAAGACATATTATTCCAAACTATTTCATATCCTAACTCTTCTCCAATAGCATCCATAAGTTCGATATCAAATCCTACCATTTTTCCATTTTCTAAATATTCATAAGGAGCAAATTCGGCATTAGTTCCAACATATAATTTTTTAGCTGCAAATGATAGTGAAGA comes from Fusobacterium necrogenes and encodes:
- a CDS encoding basic amino acid ABC transporter substrate-binding protein; amino-acid sequence: MKKVILFLMLILSSLSFAAKKLYVGTNAEFAPYEYLENGKMVGFDIELMDAIGEELGYEIVWNNMSFDGLLPALQMKKIDAVIAGMSQTPERQKAVTFSMPYLLFSSDEHYVIVNEESNYVKKEELNGKKIGVQIGTMQEEFAKDLGGLPQLYNSWTGALMDLQQNKIDAVIIADVSGEEYLKTMKGIKKIDVVEENFPGASIALRKGETELAEQINQAILKLDSNGVYIEILKKYFPDKINKYYEYKSKSN
- the radA gene encoding DNA repair protein RadA translates to MAKTKSFYVCNECGYKATKWTGKCPQCGSWGSFEEEVELTSSIGASIGPLGNSLKEVAGKVFSFDDVIMEENNRYRTKIGEFDRVLGGGLLCGEVVLITGNPGIGKSTLLLQVANEYTIYGEVIYISGEESPAQIKNRGERLKIKNKNLFLMSETDISKIYEYLISKNPKVVIVDSIQTLYNSVIDSIPGTPTQIRECTLKIIELAKKYGISFFIVGHITKDGKVAGPKLLEHMVDAVFNFEGEEGLFYRILRSTKNRFGSTNEIAVFNMEEDGMKEIKNSSEYFLSEREEKNIGSMVVPVLEGTKVFLLEIQTLLTEVTIGIPKRIVQGFDRNRIQILTAIAEKKMNINLSMKDLFVNIPGGLNIEDPAADLAVLISMLSISKGVEISQKIAAIGELGLRGEIRKVFFMDKRLRELEKLGFKGVYIPEANRKEIEKNKYNLKLIYLKNLEELLERMNKDG
- the disA gene encoding DNA integrity scanning diadenylate cyclase DisA, which produces MDSKKLEEMLSFVTPGTALRAGLNNILEAGLGALIVVGFDENVKKITDGGFFLDCDFTPERVYELAKMDGAIILDGECQKIMYANVHLQPDRKYKSTESGTRHRTAQRTGQQTGKLVIAVSERRNVITIYKDEIRYRLKDVASIESEASQAIKTMERYKSVLDRALANLTILELDNTATLYDVATALQRFEMLRRIGDEVNSCVVELGIEGRLLNLQFQDLNQDIEEDEYDLIRDYMEDNIEYKEVKDKMKNLDDEELLEVENFSHALGYGKSYSFLDNEVSPKGYRLLGRISKLTKKDIEKLISKYNSISKLQDVPDEELSDMKISKIKIKALKSGLKRLKLTVELEKS